Proteins from a single region of Thamnophis elegans isolate rThaEle1 chromosome 17, rThaEle1.pri, whole genome shotgun sequence:
- the LOC116519748 gene encoding gastrula zinc finger protein XlCGF26.1-like, with the protein MSPGGARERRLQGETGGDAEMGLEGGGSFGRPPNPQRIQKEEERYQCPECEKFFKRNEYLRKHLKVHSGEKPHKCVECGKSFSQRSNLFAHQRIHTGEKPHKCVECGKSFSQRSSLYEHQRIHTGEKPHKCLECGKSFTESRTLYRHQKIHTGEKPHKCLECGKSFSERSSLYKHQRIHTGEKPHKCLECGKSFNESSSLYAHQRIHTGEKPHKCLECGKSFTERRTLYRHQRIHTGEKPHKCLECGKNFSQRSDLYKHQRIHTGEKPHKCLECGKSFSERSSLYGHQRIHTGEKPHKCLECGKSFSESRTLYRHQRIHTGEKPHKCLECGKSFSQRSDLYKHHRIHTGEKPHKCLVCGKSFSQRGNLYAHQKIHTGEKPHKCLECGKSFSQRGSLYAHQKIHTGEKPHKCLECGKNFSQRSDLYKHQRIHTGEKLHKCLLCGKSFSQRGNLYVHQKIHTGEKPHKCLGCGKSFSQRSNLYRHQRIHCGEKGMKCLESGGSFRRPRNPQKIQEEGRKYQCSECEKSFKRKDHLENHLKIHSFENPR; encoded by the coding sequence atgagcccagGGGGAGCCCGGGAAAGGCGGCTGCAGGGGGAAACGGGCGGAGACGCCGAGATGGGCCTGGAGGGCGgagggtccttcggaagacccccgaatccccaaaggatccagaaggaagaagagagatatcagtgcccggaatgtgaaaaGTTTTTCAAGAGAAATGAGTATCTTCGAAAACATTTAaaggtccattcaggagaaaaacctcataaatgtgtggagtgtggaaagagtttcagtcAAAGGAGCAACCTttttgcacatcaaaggatccacacaggagaaaaacctcataaatgtgtggagtgtggaaagagcttcagtcagaggagcagcctttatgaacatcaaaggatccacacaggagaaaaacctcataaatgtctggagtgtggaaagagcttcactgagagtagaaccctttatagacatcaaaagatccacacaggagaaaaacctcataaatgcctggagtgtggaaagagcttcagtgagaggagtagcctttataaacatcaaaggatccacacaggagaaaaacctcataaatgtctggagtgtggaaagagcttcaatgagagtagcagcctttatgcacatcaaaggatccacacaggagaaaaacctcataaatgcctggagtgtggaaagagcttcactgagaggagAACCCTTTAtcgacatcaaaggatccacacaggggaaaaacctcataaatgtctggagtgtggaaagaacttcagtCAAAGGAGCgacctttataaacatcaaaggatccacacaggagaaaaacctcataaatgtctggagtgtggaaagagcttcagtgagaggagcagcctttatggacatcaaaggatccacacaggagaaaaacctcataaatgtttggagtgtggaaagagcttcagtgagagtagaaccctttatagacatcaaaggatccacacaggagaaaaacctcataaatgtctggagtgtggaaagagcttcagtcagaggagcgacctttataaacatcataggatccacacaggagaaaaacctcataaatgtctggtgtgtggaaagagcttcagtcagagaggcaatctttatgcacatcaaaagatacacacaggagaaaagcctcataaatgcctggagtgtggaaagagcttcagtcagaggggcagtctttatgcacatcaaaagatccacacaggagaaaagcctcataaatgcctggagtgtggaaagaacttcagtcagaggagtgacctttataaacatcaaaggatccacacaggagaaaaacttcATAAATGTCTgttgtgtggaaagagcttcagtcagagagGCAACCTTTATgtacatcaaaagatccacaccggagaaaagcctcataaatgtctggggtgtggaaagagcttcagtcagaggagcaacctttatagacatcaaaggatccattgtggagagaaagggatgaaATGCCTGGAGAGTGGAGGGTCTTTCAGGAGACCCCGGAATCCCCAAAAGatccaggaggaaggaaggaaatatcagTGCTCGGAATGTGAGAAATCCTTCAAGCGAAAGGACCATCTTGAAAACCATCTAAAAATCCACTCATTTGAAAATCCACGTTAA